A region of Necator americanus strain Aroian chromosome I, whole genome shotgun sequence DNA encodes the following proteins:
- a CDS encoding hypothetical protein (NECATOR_CHRI.G183.T1) produces the protein MESLSANIHFVTLNRRTLSSELDLSRLLPYLCVLFVALQETRILRRLVISIENNTTYCDHADEKKVVRLHDICEERLQRLDEGN, from the coding sequence ATGGAATCATTGTCTGCAAACATCCATTTCGTCACACTTAACCGCCGAACACTGTCCAGTGAACTCGACCTGTCTAGGCTTCTACCATATCTCTGTGTGCTGTTTGTAGCGCTGCAGGAAACGCGCATCCTACGAAGACttgtcatcagcatcgaaaacaACACCACATACTGCGAtcatgctgatgagaagaaagtggTAAGGCTGCACGATATatgtgaggaacgactacaacGACTTGATGAAGGAAATTAG
- a CDS encoding hypothetical protein (NECATOR_CHRI.G182.T4), with protein MADIEDGFDVRNTNGARELGELSIKIRSKGEPAELGRMDSFVPGITPVWVKTWGCSHNGSDSEYMAGLLAKAGYPIAKKSSNAKIWVLNSCTVKTPSETQASNLLEEGRRLGKYVVMAGCVSQAAPDEPWLKNVSIVGVKQIDRIVEVVEETLKGNTVRLLSRKRPDAGLSLPKIRKNELVEVLAINTGCLNHCTYCKTKLARGDLKSYPIEELVEQARTAFERDGVKELWLTSEDLGAWGRDIGLVLPDLLNEIVKVIPDGCMMRLGMTNPPYILDYLEEISTILNHPRVYSFLHIPVQSGSDAVLRDMKREYNSDHFRRIMDFMLENVPNIYVATDMICAFPTETEEDFEESMQLVRDYKFPSLFINQFYPRSGTPAARMKKIDTIESRRRTAAMSALFREYSRYTPDRVGEEHHVLVCEMASDGIHAVGHNKCYEHFLVPNYDGLMGSWVRVRVVEVAKFHMRTELCESPIRSSDKNGTTLTDWTAKNLDDCTPVGTFSTGEVIISPTPAEKSPIAVILLSIPIVIGVILWGLVERKGAKNTACILCSPRGAVLPACGRRSERPARETAGRESSPALRIHFLDAPGPRLLLKSVFLVLHKNCSLLSTSRERLTFVSVPSLMQAPWKAREGPRERLRDEDGYRIRAAGVCVNGRGKDAMVLLVSGGKEGGKWVIPGGGVEQNECAEEAARRELEEEAGVKARAVEVIGLFQDDDRKHRTTVFLMEVEEELSVWEEGEHGRRRIWLPLNVGAEVVKVAHRPILNAVLARRSNLTDICPHAAPLSIYFRNQTSTTAPVTLIFHNADQPRSRIILIVAVATGALAGAMLLIYYRKRMDRNREIFENKVINPARVKKRSRLKSGRSSSSASSKSPG; from the exons ATGGCTGATATAGAAGATGGTTTCGATGTGAGGAATACAAACGGCGCTCGAGAACTCGGTGAATTGTCAATAAAAATTAG GTCTAAAGGAGAACCTGCAGAATTGGGAAGAATGGATTCCTTTGTGCCTGGAATAACGCCCGTATGGGTTAAAACTTGGGGATGTTCCCATAATGGTAGTGACAGCGAGTATATGGCGGGACTACTTGCAAAG GCAGGTTACCCCATCGCGAAGAAGTCTTCGAATGCAAAAATCTGGGTACTGAACAGTTGCACTGTGAAGACTCCGTCGGAAACACAAGCAAGCAATTTGCTTGAAGAAGGAAGGAGGCTGGGGAAATATGTCGTCATGGCAGGATGCGTTTCACAG GCAGCTCCGGACGAACCATGGCTCAAGAACGTATCTATCGTTGGAGTGAAGCAAATTGATCGAATAGTAGAAGTTGTAGAAGAAACGCTGAAAGGAAATACTG TGAGGCTACTCAGTCGAAAACGACCAGACGCCGGGCTTTCGCTACCAAAAATACGGAAAAATGAGTTGGTTGAG GTGCTTGCGATAAATACCGGTTGCCTTAATCATTGCACTTATTGCAAGACAAAATTGGCAAGAGGAGATCTGAAAAGTTACCCAATAGAAGAACTGGTGGAGCAG GCTCGCACTGCATTTGAACGTGACGGTGTGAAAGAATTATGGCTCACTTCCGAAGATCTCGGGGCTTGGGGTAGAGACATTGGTTTG GTTCTTCCCGATCTCCTTAACGAGATTGTTAAAGTGATTCCAGACGGGTGTATGATGCGACTAGGAATGACTAATCCACCTTACATTCTTGACTATTTGGAG GAAATCTCGACGATTTTGAATCATCCACGGGTTTACTCCTTTCTTCACATTCCTGTACAATCAGGCAGTGATGCAGTGCTTCGCGACATGAAACGAGAATACAACAGCGATCATTTTAGAAGAATTATGGATTTCATGCTAGAAAA TGTGCCGAACATTTACGTTGCCACCGATATGATTTGTGCATTTCCAACAGAGACTGAAGAAGACTTCGAGGAGAGCATGCAGCTCGTCCGTGACTACAAATTCCCGTCACTTTTCATAAATCAATTCTATCCTCGCTCTGGTACGCCAGCAGCAAGGATGAAAAAG ATCGATACAATAGAGTCCAGACGTCGTACGGCGGCAATGTCTGCTCTCTTTCGAGAGTACAGTCGGTATACACCAGATAGAGTGGGAGAAGAGCACCACGTTTTGGTGTGCGAAATGGCGTCGG ATGGCATCCATGCAGTTGGTCACAACAAATGCTATGAGCATTTTCTTGTACCTAACTACGATGGCTTGATGGGCAGCTGGGTTCGAGTTCGTGTTGTGGAAGTGGCAAAGTTCCATATGCGAACAGAATTATGTGAGAGTCCAATAAGGAGTAGCGACAAAAATGGGACTACATTAACCGATTGGACAGCGAAAAATCTGGACGACTGCACACCAGTTGGTACGTTCAGCACTGGTGAAGTGATCATCTCGCCAACACCTGCTGAGAAATCACCTATTGCTGTCATTTTACTGTCCATTCCTATTGTGATTGGTGTGATTTTATG GGGATTGGTAGAGAGAAAAGGAGCAAAGAATACCGCCTGTATACTTTGCTCCCCTCGAGGCGCCGTCTTGCCAGCCTGCGGCCGGCGCTCGGAGCGACCAGCCAGAGAGACTGCAGGTCGTGAGAGTAGTCCCGCCCTAAGGATACACTTCCTCGACGCGCCAGGACCACGCCTCCTACTCAAATCGGTTTTCTTGGTTCTGCACAAGAATTGCTCCCTACTGTCTACTTCAAG AGAAAGGCTGACTTTCGTGAGTGTGCCTAGTCTTATGCAGGCGCCATGGAAGGCGCGCGAGGGACCCAGGGAGCGCCTGCGGGATGAGGATGGATATCGTATTCGTGCTGCAGGTGTATGCGTGAATG GACGTGGGAAAGACGCAATGGTCTTACTCGTCAGCGGCGGAAAAGAAGGCGGGAAATGGGTCATCCCAG GTGGCGGTGTTGAGCAAAACGAATGTGCCGAAGAAGCAGCTCGACGAGAACTGGAAGAAGAAGCGGGAGTGAAGGCACGTGCCGTGGAGGTGATCGGCCTATTCCAG GATGATGATCGCAAGCACCGTACCACCGTGTTTTTGATGGAAGTGGAGGAAGAGTTGAGTGTGTGGGAAGAG GGCGAACATGGCCGTCGGAGAATTTGGTTGCCGTTAAATGTTGGTGCCGAAGTCGTGAAAGTGGCACATCGACCTATACTGAATGCTGTACTGGCACG CAGAAGTAACCTTACTGATATCTGTCCGCACGCTGCACCTCTCTCAATATATTTTCGTAATCAAACAAGCACAACTGCACCGGTAACACTTATTTTTCACAATG CAGATCAACCGCGATCGAGGATCATCCTGATAGTTGCAGTTGCCACTGGAGCGCTTGCTGGGGCTATGCTATTAATTTATTACAGAAAG AGAATGGATAGAAATCGTGAAATATTCGAGAACAAAGTTATTAATCCAGCTAGAGTTAAGA AACGCAGTCGCTTAAAGAGTGGTCGTTCGTCATCATCTGCCTCTTCAAAATCGCCCGGATAa
- a CDS encoding hypothetical protein (NECATOR_CHRI.G182.T1) — translation MEGEEFVLRRRMLEISEIRRPTTRMADIEDGFDVRNTNGARELGELSIKIRSKGEPAELGRMDSFVPGITPVWVKTWGCSHNGSDSEYMAGLLAKAGYPIAKKSSNAKIWVLNSCTVKTPSETQASNLLEEGRRLGKYVVMAGCVSQAAPDEPWLKNVSIVGVKQIDRIVEVVEETLKGNTVRLLSRKRPDAGLSLPKIRKNELVEVLAINTGCLNHCTYCKTKLARGDLKSYPIEELVEQARTAFERDGVKELWLTSEDLGAWGRDIGLVLPDLLNEIVKVIPDGCMMRLGMTNPPYILDYLEEISTILNHPRVYSFLHIPVQSGSDAVLRDMKREYNSDHFRRIMDFMLENVPNIYVATDMICAFPTETEEDFEESMQLVRDYKFPSLFINQFYPRSGTPAARMKKIDTIESRRRTAAMSALFREYSRYTPDRVGEEHHVLVCEMASDGIHAVGHNKCYEHFLVPNYDGLMGSWVRVRVVEVAKFHMRTELCESPIRSSDKNGTTLTDWTAKNLDDCTPVGNVMDLFTPFVTHMT, via the exons GATGGCTGATATAGAAGATGGTTTCGATGTGAGGAATACAAACGGCGCTCGAGAACTCGGTGAATTGTCAATAAAAATTAG GTCTAAAGGAGAACCTGCAGAATTGGGAAGAATGGATTCCTTTGTGCCTGGAATAACGCCCGTATGGGTTAAAACTTGGGGATGTTCCCATAATGGTAGTGACAGCGAGTATATGGCGGGACTACTTGCAAAG GCAGGTTACCCCATCGCGAAGAAGTCTTCGAATGCAAAAATCTGGGTACTGAACAGTTGCACTGTGAAGACTCCGTCGGAAACACAAGCAAGCAATTTGCTTGAAGAAGGAAGGAGGCTGGGGAAATATGTCGTCATGGCAGGATGCGTTTCACAG GCAGCTCCGGACGAACCATGGCTCAAGAACGTATCTATCGTTGGAGTGAAGCAAATTGATCGAATAGTAGAAGTTGTAGAAGAAACGCTGAAAGGAAATACTG TGAGGCTACTCAGTCGAAAACGACCAGACGCCGGGCTTTCGCTACCAAAAATACGGAAAAATGAGTTGGTTGAG GTGCTTGCGATAAATACCGGTTGCCTTAATCATTGCACTTATTGCAAGACAAAATTGGCAAGAGGAGATCTGAAAAGTTACCCAATAGAAGAACTGGTGGAGCAG GCTCGCACTGCATTTGAACGTGACGGTGTGAAAGAATTATGGCTCACTTCCGAAGATCTCGGGGCTTGGGGTAGAGACATTGGTTTG GTTCTTCCCGATCTCCTTAACGAGATTGTTAAAGTGATTCCAGACGGGTGTATGATGCGACTAGGAATGACTAATCCACCTTACATTCTTGACTATTTGGAG GAAATCTCGACGATTTTGAATCATCCACGGGTTTACTCCTTTCTTCACATTCCTGTACAATCAGGCAGTGATGCAGTGCTTCGCGACATGAAACGAGAATACAACAGCGATCATTTTAGAAGAATTATGGATTTCATGCTAGAAAA TGTGCCGAACATTTACGTTGCCACCGATATGATTTGTGCATTTCCAACAGAGACTGAAGAAGACTTCGAGGAGAGCATGCAGCTCGTCCGTGACTACAAATTCCCGTCACTTTTCATAAATCAATTCTATCCTCGCTCTGGTACGCCAGCAGCAAGGATGAAAAAG ATCGATACAATAGAGTCCAGACGTCGTACGGCGGCAATGTCTGCTCTCTTTCGAGAGTACAGTCGGTATACACCAGATAGAGTGGGAGAAGAGCACCACGTTTTGGTGTGCGAAATGGCGTCGG ATGGCATCCATGCAGTTGGTCACAACAAATGCTATGAGCATTTTCTTGTACCTAACTACGATGGCTTGATGGGCAGCTGGGTTCGAGTTCGTGTTGTGGAAGTGGCAAAGTTCCATATGCGAACAGAATTATGTGAGAGTCCAATAAGGAGTAGCGACAAAAATGGGACTACATTAACCGATTGGACAGCGAAAAATCTGGACGACTGCACACCAGTTG GGAACGTCATGGACCTTTTTACTCCATTCGTCACCCATATGACGTAA
- a CDS encoding hypothetical protein (NECATOR_CHRI.G182.T3): protein MVRAAQVDAVKVSSVPSPTSSVAADQPRSRIILIVAVATGALAGAMLLIYYRKRMDRNREIFENKVINPARVKKRSRLKSGRSSSSASSKSPG from the exons ATGGTACGAGCGGCACAAGTCGATGCTGTAAAAGTTTCATCTGTGCCATCCCCAACTTCTTCAGTTGCAGCAGATCAACCGCGATCGAGGATCATCCTGATAGTTGCAGTTGCCACTGGAGCGCTTGCTGGGGCTATGCTATTAATTTATTACAGAAAG AGAATGGATAGAAATCGTGAAATATTCGAGAACAAAGTTATTAATCCAGCTAGAGTTAAGA AACGCAGTCGCTTAAAGAGTGGTCGTTCGTCATCATCTGCCTCTTCAAAATCGCCCGGATAa
- a CDS encoding hypothetical protein (NECATOR_CHRI.G182.T2) produces MIIELFSVPKVESLLLLNCVTMELERLTFVSVPSLMQAPWKAREGPRERLRDEDGYRIRAAGVCVNGRGKDAMVLLVSGGKEGGKWVIPGGGVEQNECAEEAARRELEEEAGVKARAVEVIGLFQDDDRKHRTTVFLMEVEEELSVWEEGEHGRRRIWLPLNVGAEVVKVAHRPILNAVLAR; encoded by the exons ATGATTATTGAATTGTTTAGTGTGCCAAAAGTTGAATCTTTGTTATTGTTAAATTGTGTGACAATGGAATT AGAAAGGCTGACTTTCGTGAGTGTGCCTAGTCTTATGCAGGCGCCATGGAAGGCGCGCGAGGGACCCAGGGAGCGCCTGCGGGATGAGGATGGATATCGTATTCGTGCTGCAGGTGTATGCGTGAATG GACGTGGGAAAGACGCAATGGTCTTACTCGTCAGCGGCGGAAAAGAAGGCGGGAAATGGGTCATCCCAG GTGGCGGTGTTGAGCAAAACGAATGTGCCGAAGAAGCAGCTCGACGAGAACTGGAAGAAGAAGCGGGAGTGAAGGCACGTGCCGTGGAGGTGATCGGCCTATTCCAG GATGATGATCGCAAGCACCGTACCACCGTGTTTTTGATGGAAGTGGAGGAAGAGTTGAGTGTGTGGGAAGAG GGCGAACATGGCCGTCGGAGAATTTGGTTGCCGTTAAATGTTGGTGCCGAAGTCGTGAAAGTGGCACATCGACCTATACTGAATGCTGTACTGGCACGGTAG